A region from the Mycobacterium heidelbergense genome encodes:
- a CDS encoding Fur family transcriptional regulator produces the protein MTGASVRSTRQRAAISTLLETLDDFRSAQELHDELRRRGENIGLTTVYRTLQSMAAAGMVDTLRTDTGESVYRRCSDHHHHHLVCRGCGSTVEVGDHEVEEWAAEVAAKHGFSDVSHTIEIFGTCSDCRS, from the coding sequence ATGACCGGCGCGAGTGTGCGTTCCACCCGCCAGCGCGCGGCGATTTCGACCTTGCTGGAGACGCTCGACGACTTCCGCTCGGCGCAGGAGTTGCACGACGAGCTACGGCGCCGCGGCGAGAACATCGGCCTGACCACCGTCTATCGGACGCTGCAGTCCATGGCGGCGGCGGGCATGGTCGACACGCTGCGCACCGACACCGGCGAGTCGGTCTACCGCAGGTGCTCGGACCATCATCATCACCATCTGGTGTGCCGCGGCTGCGGTTCCACCGTCGAGGTGGGCGACCACGAGGTCGAGGAGTGGGCGGCGGAGGTGGCGGCCAAGCACGGCTTCTCCGATGTCAGCCACACCATCGAGATCTTCGGAACGTGCTCTGACTGCCGGTCTTAG